The Planctellipticum variicoloris DNA window ACAGTCACCGGCTCGCCGGAATGCTCGTCGGCTTTGTCACCCTGATTCTGACCGGGCTGGTTCTCGCCCAGGAACGCCGGGGCTGGGTCCAGGCGGTCGGCGGGCTGGTCCTGCTGGGGGTGGTCGGACAGGGACTGCTCGGGGGCTGGCGGGTCCTGGCCGACGAACGACTGCTGGCCATGCTGCACGGCACGCTCGCGGCGCTGGTCTTCGCCGTAATGGGAACGCTCGTCATGGTCACCGGCAAGAAGTGGCTCCGCAACCGGCCGCTGCTGCCGCCGGGGCAGGGAGGCGGACTCCTGGCGCTGTCGGTGGTCACGGTCCTGACGCTCTTTGCTCAGTACCTGCTGGGCGGACTGCTGCGGCATCTGTTTCTGCCGTTCGCGTGGCTGGTCCATCCGTGGTTTGCGATCGTCGTGCTGGTCTGCGGCCTGGCCCTGGTGGTGCTGACGCAGCGATCCGGAAACGTCTATCTCAGCCGGTGGGCCGTGCTGCTGCTGACCCTTATGGCGGTGCAGACCGCCCTGGGACTGCTCACCTGGCGTTATCACTTCGGCTTTCCGGAATGGGGGATCGTCGGGCTGCGGGAAACGTCCTTCAACTCGGCCTCGCGCTCGGTTCACAAAGTGGTCGGCTCATTGACCTTTATGGCCTCGGTCCTCATGGTGGTGCGCGTGCTGCGCGTCAGATCTCGCGATTCAGCAGTGGTCGCCCGGACGACCTCTCCGACAACCGGTCCTCTGATGGGGGCCGCGTCATGAGCACTTCCACTCCAATTTCGACCTGTCCCCCCGTCGGACAAATCACCTGGACGTCCCTCGTGCTGGCCCGGCTTGCCGACTACCTGGAAATGAGCAAGCCGCGGATCTCGCTGATGGTCCTGGTGACCGTCACCGTCGGCTATCTCCTCGGCAGCCAAGGGGTCTGGCAGCTCGCGCCGCTGGTCCACGCCTGCATCGGGATCACGATCGTCGCGGCGGGATCGTCCGCCCTCAACCAGTGGTTCGAGCAGAAAACCGACGGCCTGATGCAACGGACGATCGATCGTCCGATCCCCGCCGGTCGACTCCACGCCGCCGAAGTGCTGCTGTTCGGCCTGGCGTGCGGCGTCCTGGGGACCGCCTACCTGTGGGCCAACGTCCGCCCGCTGACGGCGCTGCTGACGCTGCTGACCATGGTCCTTTACGCCGGTGTCTATACGCCCCTCAAACGATACACGTCGCTCTGCACCGCCATCGGCGCCGTTCCCGGCGCTCTGCCGCCGGTGCTGGGCTGGACGGCGGCGGGAGGCGCCCTGAACGCCGAGGCGCTGTCGCTGTTCGCAATCCTGTTCCTCTGGCAGTTCCCGCACTTTCTCGCGATCGCCTGGAAGTACCAGGACGACTATGCCGCCGCGGGACTGCGAATGCTCCCCGCGGTGCGACCCTGGCCGCGAATCACCGGCCTGATGGCGGTCGGCTATGCGCTCTGTCTCCTCGCAGTTTCGCTCTGGCCGGCCTCGCTGGGCCTGGCCGGACGCGCCTACGCCGCCGCCGCGATCCTGCTCGGTACGATGTACCTCATGTCCGCGATCCGCTTTGCGTGGAATGAGACGCCGCAGACCGCTCGCGGCGTGATTCTGGTTTCGCTCGTGTATCTGCCGCTCCTGCTTGTGGCTTTGACGGTCGACCATTTCCAGTTGCTGGACTGGTCGCTGCAGACGTTCTAGTTCTCGAAGTTGACTTCGTCGCCTCACGGATTCTCCGCCGATGACCGCCCCCGCCACGACGAACGTGCCACGCATGGGCCTGCCGATTCCCAACGGGAAGCTCGGCATGTGGCTCTTTCTCGGCACCGAAATCATGTTCTTCACCGCGTTCATCGGCACGTTCATCGTCACCCGGCTGGGCTCCCCCGGCTGGCCCACCGACGTGC harbors:
- a CDS encoding COX15/CtaA family protein → MLNDNLYRPWLHAVAWVTVLLTLLPISVGAMVTTIDAGMAFADWPTSNGVGMLEYPLHKAGRDEFWEHSHRLAGMLVGFVTLILTGLVLAQERRGWVQAVGGLVLLGVVGQGLLGGWRVLADERLLAMLHGTLAALVFAVMGTLVMVTGKKWLRNRPLLPPGQGGGLLALSVVTVLTLFAQYLLGGLLRHLFLPFAWLVHPWFAIVVLVCGLALVVLTQRSGNVYLSRWAVLLLTLMAVQTALGLLTWRYHFGFPEWGIVGLRETSFNSASRSVHKVVGSLTFMASVLMVVRVLRVRSRDSAVVARTTSPTTGPLMGAAS
- the cyoE gene encoding heme o synthase, translating into MSTSTPISTCPPVGQITWTSLVLARLADYLEMSKPRISLMVLVTVTVGYLLGSQGVWQLAPLVHACIGITIVAAGSSALNQWFEQKTDGLMQRTIDRPIPAGRLHAAEVLLFGLACGVLGTAYLWANVRPLTALLTLLTMVLYAGVYTPLKRYTSLCTAIGAVPGALPPVLGWTAAGGALNAEALSLFAILFLWQFPHFLAIAWKYQDDYAAAGLRMLPAVRPWPRITGLMAVGYALCLLAVSLWPASLGLAGRAYAAAAILLGTMYLMSAIRFAWNETPQTARGVILVSLVYLPLLLVALTVDHFQLLDWSLQTF